The Erinaceus europaeus chromosome 4, mEriEur2.1, whole genome shotgun sequence genomic sequence agcacttaccagctctggcttctggtggtgtgggattgaatttgagactttggagtctcaggcatgagaatctctttgcataaccactatgctatctatccccacccccaaatgGAAGATAttattcacaaataaaaaatgaaaaaaaaaaaagaaaatggaaaagaaatatgCTAAACAAGGTTTTAgtataaaagctttaaaaaagaaacctgtaAACCAATGCACTCTTAAGGgcatttattcactttttaaagatttattttatttattacatgtggcagagaggagagagagagacaggtcagAGCACCATTGTGGTTCTTGTAGTCCCAGGGATCAAACCAAGGACCTCAGGTATTAAAGTTTCCGATGAGCCATCTCTTCATTCACTAAGGTTATCTTTAGTGAAAAAACATATTAATAGTTCCTAATCATACTAATGGGAGTTGTGCCACATAAATTTTGAAAGCATTCATCATGATATAAAAGTAGTCAAATGTATAgttatgttttttaaagaataagaaatgaaATTCAGCATTCATGTTTCTATCAGTCTTcagtttgtttttgcctttttccTTAACTAGAGCAATTGTGATATTCTCTTGTCTCTGGGGTTTTTTTCTTCCACAATTAATCATCTTTTCTTGCACACCTTCCCTCCAAATAACTATTCCCTCTAGCCTTGAATTGACATTAATTCATATTATACCATCTTCACAACTTTCAAAACACTGCCCTGCCCTTGTAAGCACAAGCCACTCCCTTCTTTTAAAAACGGTTAAAGCCGTATATTTGCTGTCATTTTGCCTAAAGGTGCAGAAGACACCTTTGCAATACAaattagattattttttaatcaaaatgTCAAATTAAAAGCACATTTTAAGATCCCTTAGAATTAAGGAATTAAGAACAAAGGGCCTCTGCCCTTCAGAAAGAATGCAAGTACATTTAGTTTCAACATTTGCAAGACTTGGATCCTAAGGCTTCTTCATCTTCCATTCTGACTCTAGAATCCGTGTTTCCCTATCATTAGAATCAAGCAAGAAATTGTGAAAGTCTCGCCAAGTTCCACCACCAGCGCGGGCTGACGAaacgcttaaaaaaaaaaaagtgcgatTCATCTGCACATTAAAGGCAGGCTGTCCATACATCCTGCAGAAACATCATTTAGTATTGGCGAGGCGGACCCCAGTCATCCGAGGTAAGCTTTCCAATttattggggtggggagggagtgtCGAGCTCACTTCTGGAATTTActcatcaaaacaaaacaaaaagtcagtTTGAGTACTTCTCAGTGTCTCAACTTGCCATTTGTCAGGCGTCTTTTGAGAAAGACGCCTACTGCAGTCAATTAACCGGTTCCGAGCCAAATCAAGTTTAAGGAGCGTCGTCTCTTGTCTACAGTGACAGGCGAGTTTAGAGTTTAGCAGACAGCCTTGAGCTGACTCTCAAAACTTTTGCTCTGACTCGAGTTAAAATCCTGGAGGGAGAGGATGGCCCGCCACAAAGTCAGCGCTGTTtctggaaaaggaggaggaggtggtggtggggtcccGCCGCCTCCCTCCCGCGCCCCGGGAGCAGGTCGGTCTCCCCCGAGCCCGCCGGCGGCCTCGCTGGACCTTTGTGGTCAGACCTGGGCGCGGGGAGGAGGCGCAGGCACCTGCAACCCAAGAAACGACAGCGAGGCTTTGGCTTCAACCACTGACCTCGcttaacctcttttttttttggggggggggtcttctagTTGGGGGAGGGTTATCTACGACCTTCGTCGCCTCCCCCCGAGGGCTCGGGGCGACTGACCCCtcgagggagcctgggggtctagGTCTTTCCCGGCCGGACGCGAACACCCTCCGCATCTTCGCCGGGCTCCCCCGGCGGCGAGCGGGGACCGGGAGCCGGGGAGCCGGGGAGCCGGGGAGCCCGGGCCGCGGCGGGCGCACACCCCGAGTCTGCTCCGCTGCGCTCTGCGCCCCAGCCGCGTCCGCACCGCCACCGTGAGGCCGAGCGGGAGACCGTGGcccgtggcggcggcggcggcggctccgcGCTCCTCTCCGCCGCCCCGGCCGCCGCCACGCCGGCCGCAGCCACGCCGGCCACGGGCGGGGGGATTCCCCCCCTGCTTTTCCCCCTTTCGCGCTCTCGCTCGTGTTCCGCGGGAGAACCCGCGGAGCCAGGGAGGGAGCGAGGGAAGGGGTGGAGGTGGCGGGGGGAGGCCGGAGGGGCGGATCCTGCCTGGGGGCTGATCCCTCCCTCCCCTCGGCTGGGCtccgtggcggcggcggcggcggcgcctccattccccctcctcccccgggAGCGGCGGCGGTGGCCGGGCCGGGGCCCCAGCGCTGGCCGGGAAGGGCTACGGCGGTGACCGCGGAGGCCAGCGCGGGAGGAGGCCGCTTTCGGATCCCCGGGCCGCACCGACCTGCTCGACGGCCGGCCCGTCCGCGCTCTGGGGCCCCGAACGGTGGGGCCGGGCCGGCGGCTGAGGtaatgggggtggtgggggggggggcggacagAGGGGCGGGGGCACCGGGGCCTACGGGAGCTCGAGACTGCGCAGGGGACAGGAGGAGGGAAGCAGAGTGCTTCCAGAAGTGGGTGCAGTTGGTTCGAAAGCTCTTCCCTGGAGCGAGGGCGGTGGCGGGGAAGGAGAAGGCGGGTGAGGGGGGAGCTGAAAAGCAAGGACCCCCTCCTGCAGCCGCCATCTTGTCTCCCCCCAGCCCTGGAAGCGGAGTTGCCGAGCCCCGCCCCCGCCACACGCTCCAATTGGCCAGAGCAGCGAAGCGTTCCACCCCCTAAGCGgccccaggtccctgggtgcctccTGACTGGCAGCTGAGGCGGCCAATGGGCGCTCGCCTCTTCTCCGCTGGGCCCCTGGCGCTCGCTTTCTCTGAGGCTACAACTCGGCTTCAGATGCACTGTGACTTGCTCGTCCCCTCCTACCTGGGGAGGTtttatttccctcctttctccaccgAAGGGCCAAGATTCTTTTGCAAGACATGCCCCTGCGAAGGGGCGGGAGCAGCGGTTGGGGTCCTCCCTTGTCTCCAGAGTATCTGGTGTGGGCTACAGGGGTGGCAGTCTCAGGGCAGAATTCCTCATCCTTCGGGGTCCCTAGGGAGGGTTAGTGGGTGCCTAGAAGACCTCCGGGGGTGTTGGAGATGCTCCAACATGTGCCTGTGGGAAGATCTCTGAGATGAGAAACTCCCGCCAAAAAACCTAGACTTTAAGCTTTTTGTGGACAGgactcatttcatttctttctttcctcttcttcttcttcttctttttttatttttaaaataagagcactcaccagctctggtttgtggtggtgcgggggattgaacctgggactttggagcctcaatcgtgagagtctctttgcataattattatgccatCTAGACCCCTCCCCCGtccatttctttttcctcagCAGCAGTGCTATGAGAAAATTCGTCCTTAGAActtgccacccctcccccccagtctTAGAGCGTGGAACTGTCGAGATTTCCATAGACACTTGCTTCGTGGAGAGATACTCCAGTTGATCAGGAGGGGCCACACTGTAAACATTCTGTTTATTTCAGTCATCGACAGTCTTTCAGTGTTCTGAGCTTGATgctttgagagagatagagacagacaggcagacaggcacagAAATACagcacagcaatgaagcttcctccagtgccctgGGCGTCGGGCTGGAAGCTGGGTGAtgtgcaaagcaggtgcactatccaggtgagctatccggGCCCTGCTTCAGGAATCCATTGTTTTTGGCGgtcattgttttccttttatttttttcttttatttgatagaacacagagaaatagtggacgggggtgggggggagaaaaaatTGACTCCCCTtaagcactggttcaccactcgtgaagtcatAGTGcgactccccccccacacacacacaggtggggactatgggGCCCTcctatatggtaatgtgtgcgctctatgAGGAGCACCACCTCCGGGGCCTTGTAAGCTGTTGAAAGTGAGAGTGGCAGTAGAATCTCATCTCTCCAAGGGGGTCCTAGCCAGAGTGGGAGGGGGGAATAAGAAAACTTTGTTGGCCCAGGGCTGCCCCCAGAGAGTTGGCATTTGCAAGGCATGTAGTGACCAAGAGCCTCTGGAACCTGGACAGAACTGCCATgaggattttgttttctttttctcttttgtttcccttgttgtttttatcgttactgtggttattattattattattgattatcgttgttgttggatagaacagagagaaatggagagaggaggggaagatagatgggggagagaaagatagacacctgcagacctgcttcaccgcctgtaaagtgacccccctgcaggtttgggggttggggggctggaaccgggatccttgccccatgtgccacctgcacttaacctgctgtgctaccgcccgacccccgggatttttttttgttttctttaatccACATGGGTTGTGTGCCCTCCGGTCTATCATTCTTTGGCTAAGTTGTTCTGTGTGTTTGCTTCAGTCCCCCTGGGAGTTGAAGGCCTTTGAATAAGGATGTTGATAACATTACCAGATAGCAACGTGCAAGAGGTAGATTTATTAATTTCATTTTCCAAATGGAATATGGAGACAGATTAAATGACTGGTGGCCCAGGTCACCAAGGGCCACCATTAGCTTTAGATTGCTGTCCAGCTTCTGTTTGCACCAGACTGTGGCGTTACGGTGATCTTATCTTCACGTGAAGTGAGATGAGTTGAACAGATCAGAGCTAGAGCAGGTGGTAAGTGGTGGTGGGGTCCAGAATGTGATTTCATTGTTCCTGGGGCCTCATTTTCAGAGGAATGACACCATAGAACTACTCCACCAGTCGTGGAGCTTCCCTGGTGCCATGCAtggtgtacccatgtgtcagggcttgaacctgccatTCACACATTGGTGAAGCACATGCTCTGCTGGGTAAGCTATTTCTCGAGCACAGAACTAGATggattatatatatgtaattttaatgagagaaatacagagacagacatcagagcagtgctcagctctggcataggatagtactggggattaaacctgggacttcagagtcacaggcatgaaagtcttttccataaatTGTCTCTGCAGCTcaggatttttattttactttattttttaaattatatttattggctagatagccagaaattgagaggggagggagtgacagggagagaaacagatatctgcaacactgctttaccacttgcaaagctttccccctgcaggtggggctgggggcttgaacacgggtccttgtgcactgtaacatgtgctcccaaccatgtgcgctactgcccagcccc encodes the following:
- the LOC132538207 gene encoding collagen alpha-1(II) chain-like, whose product is MHGTREAPRLPTPDTLETREDPNRCSRPFAGACLAKESWPFGGERREIKPPQVGGDEQVTVHLKPSCSLRESERQGPSGEEASAHWPPQLPVRRHPGTWGRLGGGTLRCSGQLERVAGAGLGNSASRAGGRQDGGCRRGSLLFSSPLTRLLLPRHRPRSREELSNQLHPLLEALCFPPPVPCAVSSSRRPRCPRPSVRPPPHHPHYLSRRPGPTVRGPRARTGRPSSRSVRPGDPKAASSRAGLRGHRRSPSRPALGPRPGHRRRSRGRRGNGGAAAAAATEPSRGEGGISPQAGSAPPASPRHLHPFPRSLPGSAGSPAEHERERERGKSRGGIPPPVAGVAAAGVAAAGAAERSAEPPPPPPRATVSRSASRWRCGRGWGAERSGADSGCAPAAARAPRLPGSPAPGPRSPPGEPGEDAEGVRVRPGKT